The proteins below come from a single Yamadazyma tenuis chromosome 5, complete sequence genomic window:
- a CDS encoding uncharacterized protein (COG:U,Y; EggNog:ENOG503Q3K9): MSKRSANSQIAKDDDLSEESASVSFAPFKRASADVLKTRKIIKPRGRSDGRGPSKSASSPFTINPPPQLNSIAVNKNGSNNKNELIKALNDKVIDYLVGLNKPNQVANFTPVFEKYIEFYGKIQRNEIDTNSVSGSVTKSGQTPAPSSAEAPITVNESSTESESEKEDIQLTGPKFELSVKPQIKNSPFSFGPKKEQPKDDSDSESEVEIKGPVFTFNKTIKDNVFKFNKPEESKEKSTFSSGSTAPTTEKPAFSFGSASTTAEKPVDKPAFSFGSTGTTAEKPAPKPAFSFGSTPTVTNETANTPAFSFGSSTSVNDKAPEKSFEKPAFSFGSKPDTPAFSFGANTPQPTEQSADKPAFSFGAKSSDAPANDKPAFSFAVKADQKPAEKPSFSFGAKPASVEPQGSVTEKAGFSFSSKPESTGSAQPVPEKPAFSFGDKPTDKPTFSFGTNTDKPTFSFGSSEAKPAEKPAFSFNSQPTDKPAFSFGGNSNADSSDKPAFSFGSSASKPAFSFGSSNTEQKSDKPAFSFGGSSASTFQFGTQPQNKDNATESTPSEEQVEESEPKGNFTPVVQLTEKVESNTGEENEGVEYTKRAKIMLFEKEKNPPYTTKGVGELKLLKNSETGKSRILVRADGGLRVLLNSGIQGNFQYETISDGLVRFPVINSDQKLDTFVIKVKTKDDGEQLVAKLNELKN; this comes from the coding sequence ATGTCTAAACGGTCAGCAAACTCTCAAATCGCAAAGGACGATGACCTTTCAGAAGAAAGTGCATCCGTATCATTTGCACCTTTCAAGAGAGCATCTGCTGATGtattgaaaacaagaaagatAATCAAACCAAGAGGCAGAAGCGATGGGAGAGGGCCCTCGAAGTCAGCATCTTCTCCATTTACGATCAACCCTCCACCGCAGTTAAATTCCATTGCGGTAAACAAGAACGGCTCAAACAACAAGAATGAGTTAATCAAGGCGTTGAACGACAAGGTTATTGACTACTTGGTGGGTTTGAATAAACCAAATCAAGTGGCTAATTTCACACCTGTATTCGAAAAATACATTGAGTTTTATGGTAAGATCCAGAGAAACGAGATAGATACTAATTCTGTGCTGGGTTCGGTCACCAAGTCTGGTCAAACCCCGGCCCCATCTCTGGCCGAAGCTCCTATTACAGTGAACGAGTCTTCTACAGAATCAGAAAGCgaaaaagaagatattCAATTGACTGGACCAAAGTTCGAGTTGAGTGTTAAACCACAAATTAAGAACTCGCCATTTTCGTTTGGCCCTAAGAAGGAACAACCCAAAGATGACTCTGACTCTGAATCTGAAGTGGAAATAAAGGGACCCGtgttcaccttcaacaagacAATCAAAGACAatgtgttcaagttcaataagCCTGAAGAGTCAAAAGAGAAGTCAACCTTTTCTTCAGGTTCTACAGCTCCTACTACTGAGAAACCTGCCTTTTCATTTGGCTCTGCATCTACTACTGCAGAAAAACCAGTTGATAAGCCagctttttcttttggttcGACTGGCACCACGGCAGAAAAGCCAGCTCCAAAACCTGCCTTTTCTTTTGGTTCCACCCCTACTGTAACCAACGAGACAGCCAATACTCCAGCCTTCTCTTTTGGTTCATCTACTTCTGTAAATGATAAGGCTCCAGAAAAACTGTTTGAAAAACCTGCATTCTCTTTCGGCTCGAAGCCAGATACACCTGCATTTTCATTTGGTGCTAACACTCCTCAACCAACTGAGCAATCGGCTGATAAACCAGCTTTCTCTTTTGGAGCAAAGAGTTCAGACGCTCCTGCAAACGATAAACCTGCCTTTTCATTTGCTGTTAAGGCTGATCAAAAGCCAGCTGAGAAGCCATCTTTTTCATTTGGAGCAAAACCTGCTTCAGTGGAGCCTCAAGGCTCTGTTACTGAAAAAGCTGGCTTTTCCTTCAGCTCAAAGCCTGAGTCTACAGGATCTGCCCAACCAGTGCCAGAAAAACCAGCTTTTTCATTTGGTGATAAACCTACTGATAAGCCTACATTTTCATTTGGTACCAATACAGATAAACCAACTTTTTCGTttggttcttctgaagCAAAACCTGCTGAAAAACCTGCCTTCTCGTTCAATTCTCAACCAACTGATAAGCCCGCATTTTCCTTCGGAGGAAATAGTAACGCTGATTCCAGTGATAAACCAGCATTTTCATTTGGGTCCAGTGCAAGTAAACCAGCATTTTCGTTTGGATCCAGTAACACAGAACAAAAATCAGATAAACCAGCTTTTTCATTTGGTGGATCCTCAGCCTCGACATTTCAATTCGGCACCCAACCTCAAAACAAGGACAATGCAACCGAATCTACCCCATCTGAAGAGCAGGTAGAAGAATCTGAACCAAAAGGTAACTTCACACCAGTTGTCCAATTGACCGAGAAAGTTGAAAGCAATACTGGTGAAGAGAATGAAGGTGTCGAGTATACCAAAAGAGCCAAAATCATGTTGtttgaaaaggaaaagaacCCACCCTATACTACCAAAGGGGTTGGAGagttgaaattgttgaagaatagTGAAACTGGGAAGAGTAGAATTTTAGTTCGTGCTGATGGTGGGTTGAGGGTTTTGCTTAACCTGGGTATCCAAGGAAATTTTCAATATGAAACGATAAGTGATGGGTTAGTAAGATTCCCTGTGATTAATAGTGATCAAAAATTGGATACATTTGTCATTAAGGTTAAGACCAAAGATGACGGAGAACAATTGGTTGCTAAACtcaatgagttgaagaattag
- the ACH1 gene encoding acetyl-CoA hydrolase (COG:C; EggNog:ENOG503NUMA), translating into MSSILKQRVRYQPYLKKLRTAEECVSLFKHGQYLGWSGFTGVGAPKAIPTALADHVEKNNLQGKLGFNLFVGASAGPEESRWAENSMILRRSPHQVGKPIAAAINDGRTQFFDKHLSMFPQDLTYGFYTKNKPDNSNLDFTIIEATAIKEDGSIVPGPAVGASPEMLSVSNNIIIEVNTNTPSFEGLHDIDLPVNPPFRQPYPHTSADFKIGVDSIPVDPSKVVAIVETTQRDKVPPNTPSDEVSQNIAGHLIQFLEHEVAQGRLPSNLHPLQSGIGNIANAVVEGLADSNFKNLTVWTEVLQDSFLDFFSSGSLDYATATSIRLTEAGFERFYENWDEFSKKLCLRSQVVSNSPEIIRRLGVIAMNTPVEVDIYAHANSTNVMGSRMLNGLGGSADFLRNAKLSIMHTPSARPSKIDPTGVSCIVPMATHVDQTEHDLDVVVTDQGLADLRGMSPKERAVEIIKKCAHPDYQDQLMDYFNRSSFEMKKKKMLHEPHILKDAFKMHLNYQENGTMKLDNWDVKF; encoded by the coding sequence ATGTCTTCCATCCTTAAACAAAGAGTTAGATATCAACCATATTTAAAAAAATTGAGAACCGCTGAAGAATGTGTCAGCTTATTCAAGCACGGCCAATATTTGGGTTGGTCTGGATTCACGGGTGTTGGTGCTCCTAAAGCGATTCCAACTGCTTTGGCAGATCACGTTgagaagaacaacttgCAAGGAAAGCTCGGATTTAATTTGTTCGTTGGAGCCTCCGCTGGTCCAGAAGAAAGCAGATGGGCTGAAAACTCCATGATTTTAAGAAGATCTCCTCATCAAGTCGGTAAACCTATCGCTGCTGCTATCAATGATGGTAGAACTCAATTTTTCGATAAACATCTTTCCATGTTCCCACAGGACTTAACTTATGGGTTCTACACCAAGAATAAGCCAGATAACTCAAACTTGGACTTCACGATCATTGAAGCCACTGCTATCAAGGAAGATGGTTCCATTGTTCCCGGTCCTGCGGTGGGTGCTTCTCCAGAAATGTTGAGCGtttccaacaacatcatcattgagGTCAACACTAATACTCCAAGTTTCGAAGGGTTGCACGACATTGACTTGCCTGTTAACCCTCCATTCAGGCAACCTTACCCTCACACCTCGGCTGATTTCAAGATTGGCGTTGATTCCATTCCAGTGGACCCATCTAAGGTGGTGGCCATTGTCGAAACCACACAAAGAGATAAGGTTCCTCCAAACACCCCAAGTGATGAGGTGTCTCAAAACATTGCCGGTCATTTGATTCAGTTTTTAGAACACGAAGTGGCTCAAGGTAGATTACCTTCCAATTTGCACCCATTACAGAGTGGTATTGGAAATATTGCTAATGCTGTGGTTGAAGGATTGGCCGATTCCAACTTTAAGAACTTGACTGTTTGGACTGAAGTGTTGCAAGATTCCTTCTTAGATTTCTTTTCCAGTGGATCTTTAGACTATGCCACTGCTACCTCTATCAGATTGACTGAAGCTGGTTTTGAAAGATTTTACGAGAACTGGGATGAATTCTCCAAGAAGCTTTGTCTCAGATCTCAAGTGGTATCCAACTCTCCTGAAATCATTAGAAGATTGGGTGTTATCGCTATGAACACCCCAGTTGAAGTGGATATTTACGCTCATGCCAACTCCACTAACGTTATGGGATCTAGAATGTTGAACGGTTTAGGAGGTTCCGCCGACTTCTTGAGAAATGCCAAGTTGTCTATTATGCACACACCATCTGCCAGACCTTCCAAGATCGATCCTACTGGTGTTTCTTGTATTGTGCCAATGGCCACTCACGTTGATCAAACCGAACACGATTTGGACGTGGTTGTGACCGACCAAGGTTTGGCTGATTTGAGAGGAATGAGTCCAAAGGAAAGAGCTGTagaaatcatcaagaaatGTGCTCACCCAGACTACCAAGACCAATTGATGGACTACTTCAACAGATCTCTGTTtgaaatgaagaagaagaagatgttgcACGAACCTCATATTTTGAAGGATGCCTTCAAGATGCACCTTAACTACCAAGAAAATGGTACCATGAAGTTGGACAACTGGGATGTGAAGTTCTAG
- the MDJ1 gene encoding mdj1 protein precursor (EggNog:ENOG503NUEY; BUSCO:EOG09263E49; COG:O) — protein MFKNLVRLNIRLKVPSYKHSHIFGAHGFHTSAKLFINFDPYKTLGVQKDADQKAIKKAYYDLVKKHHPDVNKETDAEEKFHKIQESYELLSDKDKRAQYDTYGQNFDNPYGSGGQGGYSTGNPYGGSGGGNPFGGMGFDFEDLFKQAFNGGRGGSGGGGRAFVTEHVGDDVEILKSIPFKDSVFGTKIKVNYKAVDSCNSCKGSGLKTGKAKSTCPTCHGSGHATHIIGGFQMSSTCGTCGGAGVTINKGDQCTSCKGHGVEEVPKSTEIDLPPGIKDGSRLRIPNMGDSPIVAKDAFTATKNGDLIIRINVQDDKLFKRVGNKIVTEQDILMTTASLGGEIVVPTIDGENVKIKVRSGTQNGVKLSIPDKGFPINRNVKNRDDMEVLLNVKSIVPQTPVQRALLEALADTINDNNAKRSQQHEHFNDDSKGEQHDNEHDSKLHKIGKMLSKFFNLEKS, from the coding sequence ATGTTTAAGAATTTAGTCAGACTAAATATCAGACTTAAAGTCCCTAGCTATAAGCATAGTCACATCTTTGGTGCCCATGGGTTCCATACGTCGGCGAAATTGTTCATTAATTTCGATCCCTACAAGACTTTAGGTGTTCAAAAAGACGCCGACCAAaaggccatcaagaagGCTTACTATGATTTGGTTAAAAAACACCATCCTGATGTCAACAAAGAAACTGATGCTGAAGAGAAGTTCCACAaaattcaagaatcttACGAACTTTTGAGCGATAAGGATAAACGGGCTCAATACGATACATATGGCCAAAATTTCGACAACCCTTATGGATCTGGAGGTCAAGGTGGATACTCGACCGGAAACCCATATGGCGGTAGCGGAGGAGGAAATCCTTTTGGAGGAATGGgatttgactttgaagatttgtTCAAGCAAGCTTTTAATGGAGGAAGAGgtggttctggtggtggtggaagagcTTTTGTCACCGAGCacgttggtgatgatgtgGAGATTCTTAAATCAATTCCTTTCAAAGACAGCGTTTTTGGTACCAAGATCAAGGTTAATTATAAGGCAGTAGATTCTTGTAACTCATGTAAGGGAAGTGGGTTAAAGACCGGTAAGGCCAAATCCACTTGTCCTACATGTCATGGATCTGGTCATGCTACCCACATCATCGGAGGATTCCAGATGTCATCCACTTGTGGGACTTGTGGGGGAGCTGGAgttaccatcaacaaagGAGACCAGTGTACATCATGTAAAGGACATGGTGTGGAAGAGGTTCCGAAGTCTACCGAAATCGATTTACCTCCTGGAATCAAGGATGGTTCTCGTTTGAGAATCCCTAATATGGGAGACTCTCCAATTGTTGCCAAAGATGCTTTCACTGCCACTAAGAATGGTGATTTGATCATAAGAATTAACGTTCAAGATGACAAGCTTTTTAAGCGGGTTGGAAATAAGATTGTGACAGAACAAGATATTCTCATGACAACTGCAAGTTTAGGAGGAGAAATCGTTGTCCCCACCATTGATGGAGAGAATGTGAAGATTAAGGTCAGATCTGGAACCCAAAATGGAGTTAAGTTGAGTATCCCTGACAAAGGGTTCCCCATTAATAGAAACGTGAAAAATAGAGATGATATGGAGGTATTGCTAAACGTTAAGAGTATCGTTCCTCAGACTCCGGTTCAAAGGGCCTTATTAGAAGCTTTGGCTGATACCATTAACGATAACAATGCCAAAAgatctcaacaacatgaaCACTTCAACGATGACTCAAAAGGCGAACAGCATGACAATGAGCATGACTCCAAATTGCACAAGATAGGAAAAAtgctttccaagtttttcaacttaGAGAAGCTGTAA
- the ECM1 gene encoding 60S ribosomal protein subunit export (EggNog:ENOG503P89G; COG:S) produces the protein MGKKSISKHSRAARRGEAESHEAKELQKVAKQESEVKKSIIRNSILSENLLAKKLESKRNKKNKVAKNVAGSRARTSNMNGILSAKIQNSVARYNFIKTNRKSGWDKINDDIRRSSNVTENTSTSKSVNQQEEEDEYVKQFFEGSGVNIADETKATPNPRSNMFALLEENDV, from the coding sequence ATGGGGAAGAAAAGCATTTCCAAACACTCTCGTGCTGCCCGAAGAGGAGAGGCCGAATCACATGAAGCTAAAGAGCTTCAAAAAGTAGCCAAACAAGAATCCGAAGTTAAGAAATCTATTATCAGAAATTCGATTCTATCAGAAAACTTACTAGCCAAAAAGCTTGAGAGTAAGAGGaataagaagaacaagGTAGCAAAGAATGTTGCCGGTTCTCGTGCCCGGACGCTGAATATGAACGGGATTTTAAGTGCCAAGATCCAAAACAGTGTTGCCCGTTATAACTTCATCAAGACGAATAGAAAGAGTGGATGggacaagatcaatgacGATATCAGAAGATCTAGTAATGTGACAGAAAATACAAGCACACTGAAGAGTGTGAAccagcaagaagaagaagacgagTATGTCAAACAGTTTTTTGAAGGCAGTGGTGTTAACATTGCGGATGAAACCAAAGCAACGCCAAACCCAAGATCCAATATGTTTGCTCTTTTAGAAGAGAACGATGTTTGA
- a CDS encoding uncharacterized protein (COG:S; EggNog:ENOG503NZ6Z): protein MSGAHLKAYPVKVPNKTMKLNAYKRALSETAIPTTPVSSISQSRSRSRSDLSESSHSNLSLENALSVSSSNTSCPPSPAKTTTHVLVTPESDARTTDSGGKITQVMSTPQDDYLLLIEPNPVSPPEYNSLPPGGCPKFPIFHHEDVPHGLHNGLPEYTPSIYKIGPISRKVEWISPYEASTSRSWKNYIIELNSTQLNLYSVPSNLESHMLGFQVFDDCSMKIDDYGSHPPVKVSQDDDFYALNSTLSNRYDYEFFNYCKRMKAVKKLVRSYSLQHCRIGLASDYKKKTNVLRVRIESEQILLAFQNTKDLIDWNLALNIGKDLALDLIDRELPKYRTVPRRRRRRADGLSEPLFVNYDSVASTYNRSRSHSEPTNLINKMSRLKLRLRRDSSVNLSTSTVNSSASSILANSNSNSVLSMNTLSSVPQSDLTSIEPSSIEPSGIEDNDNDDDLSDYNSDYDDDFDNDNDDSELERPRAMKPRVSKSKSEEKRWSPNPENQTIRKYYKNSLRCIKPLNFDDTWVSKNLVKPTSFSMVNLTSFNGSLNSLSVQSFKRNDVNLGKVPNHYVKEFIVGTHGLIPRQL, encoded by the coding sequence ATGTCTGGCGCTCACCTAAAAGCATATCCGGTCAAAGTTCCTAATAAAACCATGAAGTTAAACGCCTATAAACGGGCCTTGTCAGAAACGGCTATCCCCACCACCCCCGTGCTGTCAATATCGCAGTCCCGTTCTCGGTCTCGTTCTGACTTATCCGAATCGTCCCATTCCAACTTATCCTTGGAAAATGCTTTGAGTGTCTCAAGCTCCAACACAAGTTGCCCGCCATCACCAGCCAAGACCACCACACATGTGCTAGTGACACCGGAGAGTGACGCCAGAACCACGGATAGTGGTGGCAAGATTACCCAAGTCATGTCCACTCCACAAGACGACTACTTGCTACTAATCGAGCCTAATCCGGTGCTGCCGCCTGAGTATAATTCGTTACCTCCAGGTGGCTGTCCAAAGTTCCCCATCTTCCACCACGAGGATGTCCCTCATGGACTACATAACGGCTTGCCCGAGTACACCCCTTCTATCTACAAAATTGGACCCATTTCTCGGAAGGTTGAGTGGATTAGTCCGTATGAGGCGTCTACCAGCCGGTCCTGGAAAAACTATATCATCGAATTAAACTCCACCCAGTTAAACCTTTATTCGGTTCCCAGTAACCTCGAGTCCCACATGTTGGGATTCCAGGTGTTTGATGACTGTTCGATGAAGATTGATGATTATGGCAGTCATCCTCCAGTAAAAGTTTCTCaggatgatgatttctACGCATTAAACTCGACCTTATCCAACAGATACGACTatgaattcttcaactacTGTAAGCGGATGAAGGCtgtgaagaaattggtcaGGTCTTATTCTTTACAGCACTGTCGGATTGGATTGGCATCCGATTataaaaaaaaaaccaaCGTCTTGAGGGTCAGAATTGAAAGCGAACAGATTTTATTGGCATTCCAAAACACAAAAGACTTAATAGACTGgaacttggccttgaacATCGGTAAGGATTTGGCTCTTGATCTTATTGATAGAGAACTCCCCAAGTATAGAACGGTTCCAAGAcggagaagaagaagagctgATGGACTTTCAGAACCTTTGTTTGTGAACTACGACAGTGTCGCATCCACTTACAATAGATCCAGGTCTCACTCAGAacccaccaacttgatcaacaaaatgtCGCGTTTAAAGCTTCGTTTGAGAAGAGACCTGTCTGTGAACCTTAGCACTCTGACCGTCAATTCTTCTGCATCGTCAATCttggccaattccaattctAATTCGGTGCTTTCAATGAACACTTTAAGTTCGGTTCCTCAACTGGATTTGACATCAATCGAACCTTCAAGTATTGAACCTTCAGGAATAGAAGACAATGATAATGACGATGACTTAAGTGACTACAACTCCGACTacgatgatgactttgacaatgataatgatgacTCTGAACTTGAAAGACCCAGAGCCATGAAACCTAGAGTCTCCAAGTCAAAGTCTGAGGAAAAGAGGTGGTCTCCTAATCCTGAGAATCAAACTATTCGAAAGTACTATAAGAACAGCTTGAGGTGTATCAAGCCTTTGAACTTTGATGATACCTGGGTATCCAAAAATTTAGTCAAGCCTACTTCTTTCAGTATGGTTAACTTGACATCATTCAACGGTTCTCTCAACTCCCTAAGCGTTCAAAGCTTCAAGAGGAACGATGTAAATCTTGGCAAAGTGCCCAACCATTACGTTAAAGAGTTTATCGTTGGGACTCATGGATTAATACCTCGCCAATTATAA
- a CDS encoding uncharacterized protein (COG:S; EggNog:ENOG503NWYJ) — protein sequence MRNSITNRVEMADFIDVGYLKSQRNILISQIDLYKELKIDINKNPSENGKVMVLIGDGYFTEKTVSEADEFLDRRIHSLSDIVDRFNMSIKHESNESEKLKSSFVRDDYDNAVREMKSEEKLNEEGLPFMDIVEEMDDNGNIIGVTVNNKKHKDYTIMSLDHDNYSNSASKNIEEESKTLQSTIPGLEDEEFVDIQEELDEYGNVIGVKLGKVDEFEPFEDKPDNDNDDGGQIKELLEDLEVYGTPNGQSNTPKTNNLDISHVLDKIDELDLSGEDKFRLKSIVLDKEKAIDEPKISQVESYREDEEDEEEPQNFEEKLPQDHIIINKKDLLELEVLADDFNEGYEEEEEEEGLDDDYDFEFEEDGYDENEDDDDLDDEYESSFFGHSKANDMLWGQINKLRESKVKEKIPAKSNIVLEKSGAKQVKKSVTFNEELDIFEIERIKKEDYEQPKPISRFKQLKERHNETSNKAKPNNAEGSVSDIVERPVGDIVERPVGDIVERSVSDIMERPVGDIVERPVSDIMERPVGDIVERSRDNMELPNYTVTDNSNELARDIKSRQPRVSRFKKDKESVKIENPKSTKELVHNLTSTNIQVTDIVEQPMNEIFETSADVSVQNESERELLRMIQEYSQENDEIEGPVITNLSDIQKLNEMHDRLDVDSYEIPHDHDHEHDHDSHSPERVSNDIPITEKDTNTTGDLIEVMENDQVDFEVRSEYFRFKDQLKAKSSSDREIEPLVKQSRFKQRLHQ from the coding sequence ATGAGAAACTCCATTACAAATCGAGTTGAGATGGCTGACTTCATTGATGTGGGCTATTTGAAGTCTCAACGAAACATTTTGATATCACAGATCGATTTATATAAGGAGCTTAAAATAGATATCAACAAAAATCCCTCAGAGAATGGAAAAGTAATGGTTTTGATTGGAGATGGTTATTTCACCGAGAAGACCGTGAGTGAGGCTGATGAGTTTCTTGACAGGAGGATTCATAGTTTAAGCGACATTGTCGATAGGTTCAATATGAGCATCAAACATGAAAGTAACGAGTCAGAGAAACTCAAAAGTTCGTTTGTACGAGATGACTATGATAATGCCGTAAGAGAGATGAAGTCCGAAGAGAAGCTTAACGAAGAAGGACTTCCGTTTATGGACATTGTGGAGGAGATGGATGATAATGGTAATATTATAGGGGTAACTGTCAATAACAAGAAACATAAGGATTACACTATAATGTCATTAGATCATGATAACTACTCTAATTCAGCAAGCAAGAACATTGAGGAAGAGTCAAAAACACTCCAACTGACCATACCAGGTctagaagatgaagagtttgtggatataCAAGAAGAATTAGACGAATATGGAAATGTGATTGGTGTCAAATTGGGGAAggttgatgagtttgaaccttttgaagacaaacctgataatgataatgatgatggGGGTCAAATTAAGGAGTtgcttgaagatttggaggTCTATGGAACCCCAAATGGCCAGTCTAACACACCGAAGACGAATAATCTAGATATTTCACATGTTCTTGATAAGATCGATGAGTTAGACTTGAGTGGTGAAGACAAGTTTAGGCTCAAGCTGATTGTTCTTGATAAGGAAAAGGCAATTGACGAGCCTAAAATATCCCAAGTAGAATCATACAGagaagatgaggaagatgaagaagaaccacaaaactttgaagagaaattgCCTCAAGATCATATAATCATAAACAAGAAAGATTTGCTAGAGTTGGAGGTTCTTGCGGATGATTTCAATGAGGGTtacgaagaagaagaggaagaagaaggacttGACGACGATTATGATTTTGAGTTTGAGGAAGATGGATAcgatgaaaatgaagatgacgatgatcTAGATGATGAATATGAGAGCAGTTTTTTTGGTCACTCTAAAGCAAACGATATGTTGTGGGGTCAAATTAACAAGTTGAGGGAATCCAAAGTAAAGGAGAAAATTCCAGCTAAGTCCAATATTGTACTTGAAAAATCAGGTGCAAAACAGGTTAAGAAGTCTGTGACATTCaatgaagagttggatatTTTCGAAATTGAGAGgatcaagaaggaagacTATGAGCAGCCAAAGCCGATATCTAGGTTTAAGCAATTGAAAGAGCGTCATAATGAGACTTCAAACAAAGCAAAACCTAACAATGCTGAAGGCTCAGTAAGTGATATTGTGGAGAGaccagttggtgatattgtggAGAGaccagttggtgatattgtggAGAGATCAGTAAGTGATATTATGGAGAGaccagttggtgatattgtggAGAGACCAGTAAGTGATATTATGGAGAGaccagttggtgatattgtggAGAGACTGCGAGACAATATGGAGTTACCCAATTACACTGTTACAGATAATTCGAATGAACTAGCAAGAGATATCAAAAGCAGGCAGCCCAGAGTGTCTCGATTCAAGAAAGACAAAGAAAGTGTCAAAATCGAGAATCCCAAATCCACCAAGGAACTTGTGCACAACCTtacatccacaaatatacAGGTGACTGACATTGTGGAACAGCCTATGAACGAAATTTTTGAAACCTCTGCTGACGTCTCAGTCCAAAATGAATCAGAAAGAGAACTCCTCAGAATGATTCAGGAATACAGCCAAGAGAATGATGAAATCGAGGGCCCTGtgatcaccaacttgagTGACATACAAAAGTTAAACGAGATGCACGATCGTTTGGATGTCGACAGCTACGAGATCCCTCATGACCACGATCATGAACATGATCATGATAGCCACTCACCCGAGAGAGTATCCAACGACATTCCTATTACCGAAAAGGACACCAACACAACCGGTGATTTGATAGAAGTCATGGAAAATGACCAGGTAGATTTCGAAGTGAGAAGCGAGTACTTTCGTTTCAAAGACCAACTCAAGGCGAAGAGCAGTTCTGATCGAGAGATTGAACCTTTGGTGAAACAGAGTCGGTTTAAGCAACGGTTACACCAGTGA
- the RPS25 gene encoding 40S ribosomal protein eS25 (BUSCO:EOG09265SHL; EggNog:ENOG503P5PV; COG:J): MAPKVQQTKAAKAAAALAGGKKGKKKWSKGKVKDKAQHIVILDQEKYDKIIKDVPTYKFISVSVLVDRLKIGGSIARVAIRQLESEGVIRPVSKHSKQSIYVRAE; encoded by the coding sequence ATGGCTCCAaaagttcaacaaaccaAAGCAGCTAAAGCCGCTGCTGCCTTAGCCGGTGGTAAGAAAGGTAAGAAAAAGTGGAGCAAGGGTAAAGTTAAGGACAAGGCTCAGCACATTGTCATCTTGGACCAGGAAAAATACGAcaagatcatcaaggaTGTCCCAACTTACAAGTTCATTTCCGTTTCCGTTTTGGTCGACAGATTGAAGATTGGTGGTTCTATTGCCAGAGTTGCCATCAGACAATTGGAAAGCGAAGGTGTTATCCGTCCAGTTTCCAAGCACTCTAAACAATCCATCTATGTTAGAGCTGAATAA